The genomic interval AACAGCAGCGGTAAGCGAGGTAACTACAATGTAATAAGCCTTATGTCAGTGTAAGGAAATTACTGGAGAAAATCAAAAGGATTTAATTTATGTACATTAGAAGTGatttgatcagggatagtcaacaATGATtttgtgctagggaaattctctGCAATTCaactgagttttttgaggagttaATCAACAAAAAAGAGCAATGAAGGCAGGGTGGTAGATTATGTCTTAAGAACTTTAGTAATTCAACAAGACACCTGCTAAAATGATTTTCAGAGAGTGAGTACAGGAGATATGTGAATACATTTATTTTCTATACTTTGCTTAGAAAAGGTGATCATTCAGCTTTATGAAAGCCGTGGTCTGGTAGACTATGCATGTAGAGTAAGTGTTCAGTGCTTAGAATTTTCAAATGACATTTAGACAGCTAGAAGTTACATTGTTAAGTAAAACAAGGAAGTCGAACATGGTTTTCACCAACCTAACTATACATCCCTTCACTACCCACATCCAGTGGTTGAAGTTATTTTCCAAGGGTATTCCAGCTGCATCATTTACCACCCAGAAATACTTATGCTTCAGGTGTTTGCAAAAAATCACCCCTCCAAGTTGAACCATCTTGTGACTTGGAAAATACAGTGCTATTACTTCACTGTTAGCGGATCTAAGTCCTGGAACTCCCTCTCCAAACACACTGAGGGAGTACATTCATCTGAAGGACAGCAGTGACTCAGGAAGGCAGCTCCAGGGTAATAGATTGGGTGATCAATACTAGCTTTGTCAGTCATTCACAGAACAAAGCACACATATTTAAGTCTATCCACCTCCCTCTTTTCCACTTCTAAATTCATATTTTAGTCATCTTCTAATTTGATGTACTGCTCTTTCATTTTGTACATTGTTTTATGAAACTCTGTGAACATATTCTCAATTAAAGTTGCTATATTGTTCTTGTTAAGAGTGCTTAGGCAGTACAGTATTTAATTAACTAAAAATAGCTCACTTCCGCAGCAAAAAATTATTTGGAGACACAAGATTTAGATATTCAGTATAGCAGCAGTTTTTCTTTGAAAATATAATAATTAATATTGAACTGAAAATCTTTCCTGGAAATGTCCTTAGTGAGGAATCAGTAAGGCCACATTTTATTTTTTCTGAATGTCTTCTTGATCCTAGTCATATAACTAGTGTTTCTAAAAAACTTACCAATCCATTTAGCGCCATGTTCTTTCCATTCCAATGCAAGTTTTGCTAGTTTACTTTTGACTGGACCACTTATCCAGCTGGTTTTGAAAAATAAAAAGAATTTGGAATTGCAAAATTAAGAAAATTGGTATTATATACATCACCAAAAAGGCCATAGAAAATTATTTTATGGGGTTTCATAAACTCATTTTTCCAAATTATCAGTCTTGAACTTCCTGATGTAAAAATGTATTGAAGTGAATCAATAATATATGCTGCAAGGCAGAATCAGTATTTTCTCTTAATCATAGGTGTAAAAATGTGTCTGTAAAATATGGCCACGAACTTATATATCCCAGTGaggtttttgtattatttcatccATTTGTATAAAAGTCAAGCAAAACAAGTGGCTAATCTTAAGCtaataattttaaacaattttcaATTAATATTTCTTGCTACATTATGCAAGAATCTTCAACTAACATAAAAAATAGGTCCACATTTTCAAAGAAGACTTAAAAGCCTAGCTGAATTTACAAGGGGAGAGGTTATTTTTCCCAAGTAAAGAGAAACAGACAATACACCTTGCATTGTAACTTTACATTACAAAATAGGACAATTTATTAGTTTAAATAACCCACCCCTTATTAGGATTCCATTCTTCTCCACTGTTTGGATATACAATCCATCCACCTTTTGGACGTTTATTTTGTTCAACAGTGGCAAGGACAGGACCAACTACATCAGGCGAGCAGCAGTTTAATCCTACTGCCACCAACTGATCAGAATCGACAGGAAATTTCACAGCATCAGCAAACTTCTCTCCATGGGAAATACATTGCTCATCCTGCAAAGCAGTTAGAAAATTATTGTGGAAAATTTCACTACAGAACTGTTAAAATCCATATCAAAAGTAGCAGCATAGAGAATAATCCAGTCAGCAAAAAGCAGGATCTTGGAAAGGAGGTGTGACGTGGTGAGTAGAAACTCGCAACAGTAGTTGATCATGTACTTCTTGTGAAATCTAGAATAGTATTCTTCTCCTGGCTCTAGAGAAATCAGTTAAATGCTCATCTTTCCTACCTCATTCCccatcttcccagctctttttgTATTGACAGTCCACAGTGCTCAATCAGCACCTGAATGAAAATACAGAAGAGAGAAGAAGAGAGCTTATGAACTATGAGGTGACGTCACAATAGTTGAATAATCAACTATTGCAATTTTGATCGCACtatcatacagtgcattggccttcattaattgtgggattgagtttaggagctgtgaggtaatattgcagctatataggaccctggtcagaccccacttgggagtactgtgctcagttctggtcacctcactacaggaaggatgtgcagaggagatttacaaggatgttgcctggattggggagcatgccttatgagaataggttgagtgaactcagccttttctccttggagtgactgaggatgagaggtgacctaatagagatgTATTAAGTGAAGaaaggcattgaccgtgtggatagtcagagactttttcccagggctgaaatgggtagcacaagagggcacagtttaaggtGCATAGAAGCaggtccagaggagatgtcaggggtaagtttttttttatgcagagagtggtgagtgtgtggaatgggctgccaacgacagtgatggaggtggatacaatagggtcttttaagaggctcctggaaaaatagagggctatgggtaaccctagataatttctaaggtaagcacatgtttgacacagctttgtgggctgaagggcctgtattgtgctataggttttctatgtttctatcattttTCTAACAAGTGCAGCAAAATCAAATCAAGCTCAAATTCAACATTTCATAGAATAATTACATAGAGGAAGAAGCACTCTGACTATTCTCACCAGACTTATTACCTTTTCATGAGGTTTAAAAATTCTTCATTGGACTGATAGAACAGAAAGATTGTTTTTCTCCTGTGAGGAGTGAGTCGATTAATGTAGCTATATAGAACACAACTATCACTATAGTGTCACAAGTAGATGGCAGTTTCTCAAAGttccaaagttctaagtaaacttattatcaatatATACCttaaacaaccttgagatacattttcttgtaggaacccacaggaaaacaaataaatacaatggaatcCACACACAATAAAGACAAAAAGCATCAAATCTGCAAAATAAAGACAAAACGTGCAAGTAATTGAAAAAAAGTAAAGATATAACACACagctgcagagtccctgaaagtgagtccacacgctatggaatcagttcagtgctgaggcgagtGAACTCCATCCGGAAGCCTAAGGGCAGCAAGACAAATACTGCTCTCAAACCTGGTGGCAGGCACCCAAGactcctcctgtacctcctgtccaatgTAATAGCCATTGTAATTGAAGAGAGGAAGAGGGATCAAACATAGGCAGGTGGGACAATTCAGGTGAGGGGTCTTGGCTGCCATAAAATAGTGGGACTGAACACTGGTTTACTTTTCGCTCTCTGGCCTCGACACTTTAATCTTGTGCATCAAAGTGCTCCAGAAATGGGAATTAAAAAGTCAAAACTTTGCCTGTTTTCCAGTTAAATAATTCAAGACCAGCACAGAAGTTTCTCAACGTTAATCCCTTCCTAACCAGCAAAGCCAACAGCATACTAAGCTGCCAAGAACCAAAATCTCTTAATCTCTGCATCAGTAAGAAGCCCCCACAATTTCACTGAGATTTTCAATCAATACAGAACCTGACCCTTCCTGCAATTAATCTGCACAgatcatcaagcacccatttataTGAATTCAAGTTTATTCTCCCTGCATTCCCATCAACTACCGTCACATTCTactactcacctacacactaatTTATCTACCTTTTTACATGTCTTTGGGATAAGAGAAGAAATCCACACATTCACAAAGAAAAGACATAAACTCCACAAACATCACCAGAGATCAAGATCAAGCCCAGGACACTGGAGATGTGACAACCCTAAAAGCACATCAGTGATCTGACACCTAGGTCTTAATGGTTGTCGTAAATTTTCTTTTTCTTATGATCACAAGGCCCTCTTGGACATCGGTAATAcaaaatactgcaagtccagATCATTAGTTCATTGATGAGACCAACGACCCTAATGCCTCAGTATCGCCTGTTGCAGTCACCTAGGGGAGGAGGCACTGTGAGAGAGAACAGAGGCACAGCGGCCGCgctgggttgggggctggccccCGCAGGTCGGCTCTCCTGTTGGTGCTGCTCTCAAGCGTTCACCCCCAAAAGACAAGCTGAACTGCCTTCGCCTGCGGTTGACCCAGTGTGAGATGAGGGGCTGTTGTGTGCTTGTTCTTAAAAATATGTGGCTCCAGAACGACATCCCATGCACTATCAATCTTCAGATCATGCCACttagggacttgtgctaatattattttgtgaataTATGTACTACTGTAACTATATATGTTATGTGTGACTATATAtactgtgttctgcaccttggccccagaagatTGATGTTTCACTTAACCATATgcatgtatatggttgaatgacaattgaacttaaaTTGAGGTCAGAGGATAAATCTGAGGGAAGAATTAAATCCTCATCATGTGATTATCAATAGCTTTAAAAGACCTAATGTTCTGTAACATTAATCAATGACAAAGATCATTGAAACAATGGAGAATGGAATGATAATGACAACTACTCATGATTACATGTTTTCAGTGCAGGGCAAATTCTGTAAGCATCAGAACACAATGTTTATGTGCAAGAATAGCATTAGTCAACTGTTGTTCATCTTTCCAGGTAATGTGATTGTGCATGCTGTTGAAGGATCATTAATTTTCTTCCCATAACTGAGGGGGCACAGTGGAGAGGGCTCTGGAACATCTAGACTGTGAAGAAGCAtaaatcaggatgctctttattgactacagctcagcattcaacactatcatcccctcaaaactaatcgatAAGCTCTGAGACCTAGGCTTTGATACTTCCTTGTGCAAATGAATCTCCAATTTCCTCacatgcagaccccagtcagtttggattggcaacaacatttcctccacaatcaccaccagcacaggtgcaccagaaAGCTTTGTGCTTCGGCCTCTATTGaaatcactttatacttatgactgaggcttacagctccaatgtcatatttatgTTTGCTGTCAACACCACTATTGTTGAATAAATCAAAAATGCTGACACAATGGCATATTGGAGGAAGACTGCAAACCTGGATGAATGGAGCCACAACAACAAACTCTcagtaaaaccaaggagctgattattgtctagaggaggtggaaaccagaggtccatgagccctGGAATCCATACTGGGTTGAGAGCAGCCCCCTCCTGTTGGTGTTGCCTTCCAGAGTTctcttggtgctgctctccaagGTTTGCTCGGTGCCACCCTCTGGTATTTGCTCAATACTGCCCTCCAGCATTcgctcagtggaagaacaagctgaaCCAAGACAACTTACCATCAATCTACtgtcatgccactcagggactgaCTTAGGTTACGATTTTTTTTTTGACAGCatgtttttctgaaatcataaccaTATGTGCTCTTAATTTGTGAGATGTGCTATATGCACTGTACTTTGCGTTGTTGGTAATGTGCTTCGCACCTTGTACCCAGAAAAACACAGGtttatttggctatattcatgtatggttgaatgataagtaaacttgaacttgaaaatgaatctcatggtggaCATAGACATATGTACTtcgtaataaatttattttgaactgttGTACTTTGGAGGTGCCAGGAGTCCTGGCAACAACACTGCTCAAATTTGATGAAAACTAATCAAAATCAGGTTCTGTCATGAATTCCACGCCATTGGCAAAAATCAAGCTTTCAATTCAGCATGATCCAAAGTATTTAAAGATCTAAAAATTCTCTCATAACTAATGCTTTTAGTTAGCTTTAACATAACAGACTCAGAATTTATGATTTTGAGTAGAGCTCACATTCACAGTCATATAAGTATGGAAGCAGCCCTTCGGGCCATTAAGCCAATGCCTGCCATCAAGAACCCATTAGAGTGATTCTACCCTAATTCTTTTGATTGTCCTCTAATTCCCATCAGATTCCAACACACTGACACAGTGGGGTCAACAGACAGTGGGCAAATAACCTACCTACCCATTTTTTGTGATGTGATAGCAAGCTAGTGTATCTGGTCAAAACGGTCATGGAGAACtcgtaaactccacacagacacttcTAGAGATCAGAATTGAATGCAGAATGCTGGACCTGTGAGACAGCAGCTCCACTGGATACCCCATTCCTACCCTCCAGTTCACATACTGATTGCAGTTCTGCAGTGGCTCAACATGTTAAGTCCACTGACACTCAAATCTCTTTTACCCTCACCCCCATCTAATTTGACATAATTTAAAATAGGTTAAGTCTGATTCTGCTGCCAAATCTTAATTAATTTGGAAATCaatcaaaaataataataatgtttaattACCTTACAGGAAAATGCCAGCCAGCCTTTGCTGTTTGGGAATTCTCTAAGAAGTTCCACCAGAGCTTCTCCTTCTTTTTGACTCGGAATTGTTTCCATTGCAATGAGATCCACTCCTGCTGTTATTAAGGACTGCATCTGCGGTCGATGCCAATTCTTTAATTCCTGCACCAAGCCAAAAACATTATGCAGCATTTCAAACATAAATAAAATGATTACTGCTAAGTATCTGTGAAGTTAAAGCAATAATTATTAAGTAAGTACAATATTAACATAATTACTTAAATTAGTCATACATTTCCCTGGTTACATTCATAGAAACATTTATAGTATTATGCTATCATAAAGTATACATCAGCAAATGTTACTCTAATTAAAATGTTACATCTCCAAACTTGTTTGaagaaaataatattttaaagcaTCACGATGAATATGTTTTAACTTACAAACATATAAATATAGAAGATTTACAAATTCTTTGCAAATTTCCTATATTTATGTATTTGTAAATGAAAACCAATAAATGAATACTTTAATTATACAGTTGCAAACTGCATCGCAAAATGGATAAATGCAATTTTGATCGGGACAGCTGCAGATAATGAATGACACAATGCTAGATttaactgaactgaatatgcctagaCTCTTTCGATGACGATTTTGTGGACTGGTGTTTTATAAACTGTTTTACACTAATTTTGCTTCTGCCATTTGTGCATGGGGGGGCAGGGTTTAatgcttttctttgaatgggGTCCATGGTTttctgtttcgtggctgtctgtgggataatgaatctcagggcccAATACTGCATAAGTACTTCGATAATAACTGTACTGTGAATCtttgaaatacagccactgtcatgccttcacTTACTGAGCAACTCCACAGCTTTTTAGAGGGTATTAAAAATTAATCACAGCGTGGAGTTATCAGATTCCCTCTAAATGTGAATTTCAAACTTTTTGCCCAGCGACCTCTCAAACATCCATATTTATTCCTCACAGATGTTTAATAACCAAATAGATCCTGGTTTGAGGCAGTTTCAGGATATTCAAAGCTGAGTTGGGGCTCTTTATTCAGTGGTGCATGAATAATTGGTATTCTCCAGCCCAGAGTATATTAAATttatgggttaataaatttgtcaATTTCAGGAAATAAAGATTCCTGGAAAAGGTAACCACGTGGACAGgatcaaaataattttaaaagcatAGTGTATGCCATGTTTTCTAATGAAATAGACGCTAATGCTAGCACTGACTAAGTCATTGAAATGAAACAATGCCAAATTTGCTCGTTACCTCTTTAGACATGTGTTCAACATAGATTCCTGAATATTCAGAACCATCATGTAAAAATGCTCCATAGGGTCCAATGGATCCTGCAATGAGGGGCTTTTGCCTCTCTTTAAAACAGTAGAAAAACATTTTAGTTTGTTTGTTAATAAGCCAATGTAAGCAAATAGAATTAATTGCATTAAAAATCTGTAGAGAGTTAAGCAAACCTTAATCAAGTGACTAGCTTAGGCATATTGCTCTGGAAATTCTCAGGTTTAAGTCTGAATTGGCATTCATTTGGCAATAGAGTGGTCAGGCTGATAAAAACCATTTATGCATCCCAGGTTAAGAAGGGAGAAGTAGTCTACATTCATGCCCCTCCTCACTAATTTGTGACTTCTTTCTAAAATCGAAATACTGATGCTGTGCTTGGACAAGATCATTCCTGGGCCTGCACACATTGTGATTAAATAACCTACACGTATTTTCTGTTGAGCATCATACATAAAGCCACCCACTTAATCTAAATACTCAAAGATAATTAACACCCCTTGCTCTATACCTATGTATGAATCAATATCCTCAAACTGAATGACAAATAAAGTAACGCAAAGCAGCAAAAGAGACATATAAAAGTCCATTAAAACACAAAGAACACGATTAATCAGAAACATTAAAGGATTCAAGAGAAATGTGGTGAGTTACAATTGAACTTCATATGGGAAATAGTTCAATACAGGATATGTTAACAgatg from Hypanus sabinus isolate sHypSab1 chromosome 3, sHypSab1.hap1, whole genome shotgun sequence carries:
- the zgc:172121 gene encoding homocysteine S-methyltransferase YbgG isoform X2 yields the protein MADRSEMRIVDGGLATELEAAGLNIQGDPLWSARILQTNPQAIKNVHASYLWHGANVITTATYQASVVGFMKYLGLTPEEADQLLQSGVQLAKEVIAEFLAESGSVERQKPLIAGSIGPYGAFLHDGSEYSGIYVEHMSKEELKNWHRPQMQSLITAGVDLIAMETIPSQKEGEALVELLREFPNSKGWLAFSCKDEQCISHGEKFADAVKFPVDSDQLVAVGLNCCSPDVVGPVLATVEQNKRPKGGWIVYPNSGEEWNPNKGWISGPVKSKLAKLALEWKEHGAKWIDCGCG
- the zgc:172121 gene encoding uncharacterized protein zgc:172121 isoform X1 gives rise to the protein MADRSEMRIVDGGLATELEAAGLNIQGDPLWSARILQTNPQAIKNVHASYLWHGANVITTATYQASVVGFMKYLGLTPEEADQLLQSGVQLAKEVIAEFLAESGSVERQKPLIAGSIGPYGAFLHDGSEYSGIYVEHMSKEELKNWHRPQMQSLITAGVDLIAMETIPSQKEGEALVELLREFPNSKGWLAFSCKDEQCISHGEKFADAVKFPVDSDQLVAVGLNCCSPDVVGPVLATVEQNKRPKGGWIVYPNSGEEWNPNKGWISGPVKSKLAKLALEWKEHGAKWIGGCCRTTPAEIAELRSTLKPNLSLN